A single region of the Rhipicephalus microplus isolate Deutch F79 chromosome 10, USDA_Rmic, whole genome shotgun sequence genome encodes:
- the LOC119181259 gene encoding uncharacterized protein LOC119181259, with product MARKQLLVAWKALRRVLLLAFVWIGVCYAVFHFTHGAGNSFLIGPFQRSLLQTAAPPEHHVPVEPLKSVPTSKLESSTASRRDTTPDGKALLDLRPHIDISPSVSMKEFLSKLSNMSNIPRAYWENGRRPAISSKSCVKFPELYDIAFNNLYWQKLSAKNGTFYIYGAYFDNRSRVGNVPLVRILVMADRVKPPPTLCQLWYNNAAYPTISTTKYTYAWYSKWGNYQDGILQPFIVTCKAPYLNPKREAPLSVSLVEKQCDKPTNNVRVVNNRPAVKQDFAVCVKGLDFLKDDLSVRLIEWIELLNILGAKKIFLYELEIHPNISKTLQYYQQKGLVELTPITLPGGQPNLPGLRHNFLSMKLTHKRQNELIPYNDCLYRNLYSYEYIVLLDIDEVVMPVQHHTWKELMNDVVPMALQQKNYTRASYNVRNVYFLDDMMNEETKHTVHEVGIPGYMHMLQHVYRAKNFTKPGSYVKCFHNVERIVSVHNHFPLNCFGTCTTYSIDTPYAQLQHYRKDCVGPLKKSCNSDFKVYTVKDTTIWRYKDELILRATKALKDLGFFS from the coding sequence ATGGCCCGCAAGCAACTCCTGGTAGCCTGGAAGGCCCTACGGAGGGTTCTGCTACTAGCATTCGTCTGGATAGGCGTCTGCTACGCCGTGTTCCACTTTACTCACGGAGCCGGCAACTCGTTCCTCATCGGGCCGTTTCAGAGATCGTTGCTACAAACGGCTGCGCCGCCTGAACATCACGTGCCCGTGGAACCGCTCAAGTCCGTACCCACCTCGAAACTGGAGTCATCGACGGCTTCGCGACGCGACACGACGCCCGATGGAAAAGCGCTCCTCGATCTGCGTCCTCACATCGACATATCCCCGTCCGTCTCCATGAAAGAGTTCCTGTCAAAGCTGTCCAACATGTCCAACATACCTAGGGCCTACTGGGAGAACGGTCGCAGGCCTGCCATCAGCTCCAAGAGTTGCGTCAAGTTTCCGGAGCTGTACGACATTGCCTTCAACAACTTGTACTGGCAAAAGCTTTCCGCTAAAAACGGCACATTCTACATCTACGGCGCGTACTTCGACAACAGGTCACGAGTTGGCAACGTACCCCTGGTTCGCATCCTGGTTATGGCTGACAGAGTGAAGCCGCCGCCGACGCTGTGCCAGCTGTGGTACAACAATGCTGCCTACCCGACGATATCCACCACCAAGTACACCTACGCGTGGTACTCCAAGTGGGGCAACTACCAGGACGGCATCCTGCAGCCCTTCATCGTGACCTGTAAGGCGCCCTACCTGAACCCGAAGCGAGAAGCTCCCCTGAGCGTGTCCCTCGTGGAAAAGCAGTGCGACAAGCCCACGAACAACGTGCGCGTCGTGAACAACAGGCCGGCCGTCAAGCAGGACTTCGCCGTGTGCGTCAAGGGTCTGGACTTCCTCAAGGACGACCTGAGCGTGCGTCTGATCGAGTGGATAGAGCTGCTTAACATACTGGGTGCCAAGAAGATCTTCCTGTACGAACTCGAAATTCACCCCAACATATCTAAGACCCTTCAGTACTACCAGCAGAAAGGACTGGTCGAGCTCACGCCCATCACATTGCCCGGAGGCCAGCCCAATCTGCCGGGCCTGCGGCACAACTTCCTCAGCATGAAGCTCACTCACAAGCGCCAGAACGAGCTGATTCCGTACAACGACTGCCTCTACCGGAACCTCTACTCCTACGAGTACATCGTTCTCCTGGACATCGACGAGGTCGTCATGCCCGTGCAGCACCACACCTGGAAGGAGCTCATGAACGACGTCGTGCCCATGGCCCTGCAGCAGAAGAACTACACGAGGGCCAGCTACAACGTCCGCAACGTCTACTTCCTCGACGACATGATGAACGAAGAAACTAAGCACACCGTGCACGAGGTGGGCATCCCGGGTTACATGCACATGCTGCAGCACGTGTACCGCGCCAAGAACTTCACCAAACCAGGATCGTACGTCAAGTGCTTCCACAACGTGGAGCGCATCGTGTCCGTGCACAACCACTTCCCGCTCAACTGCTTCGGGACGTGCACCACGTACAGCATCGACACGCCGTACGCGCAGTTGCAGCACTACCGCAAGGACTGCGTGGGGCCCCTGAAGAAGAGCTGCAACAGCGACTTCAAGGTCTACACTGTCAAGGACACCACGATATGGAGGTACAAGGACGAGCTCATACTGAGGGCcaccaaggcacttaaagacttaggctttttctcATAG